A region from the Beduinella massiliensis genome encodes:
- a CDS encoding DUF4340 domain-containing protein yields the protein MSKGKRLLVLCLMLVLLSSGSALLSHYSESQTAARQETEEEAATVAALEDVEWLDVTFLGERTSLLRADSRWVDAEDPAFPLDASYAEEMAGALSNMQSERSVTGELSEYGLDDPQCTVTARDAQGTELTLQIGDKNKTTGLYYVRVEGLDEIYTVSSSAVMPFLTARYDRIEAEEFPEIAADSVERVTVAADGQTRTLLHLPQGSPTAYTSAYTWFEQTLDGLAPVSAQAAENAVEEALGAVCLGTVRYDAAHEDLARFGLDDPAATLEVTYTQSTRMALDAQERLQVRALTELTNLQKYGLLDDWRVEETPAETAGRVAQWQAAEEDGAERDYDVTHVKRLTVWVSAPDADGNSYLRHSGSRRIFSVSSSYAQALAELLPEDLRDDSVCLVEAERVNRLTVSSGGVTKVIDVDRSPVRDEEGILKKNTAYRLGAEEIESAQFSGFINRLNLLQAEAYTDSSDIGSVFMTVIFDQSSARYPSLTLTLYTYDSSFYRASFAGREDMLVNRRDVEALTELFEAIGASKETE from the coding sequence ATGAGCAAGGGAAAAAGGCTGCTTGTGCTGTGCCTGATGCTGGTGCTCCTCTCGTCAGGCAGCGCGCTCCTCTCGCACTATAGCGAGTCCCAGACGGCGGCGCGACAGGAGACGGAGGAAGAGGCGGCGACCGTCGCCGCGCTTGAGGACGTGGAGTGGCTGGACGTGACGTTTCTTGGCGAGCGCACGAGCCTTCTGCGCGCGGACAGCCGCTGGGTGGATGCGGAGGACCCCGCCTTCCCGCTGGACGCAAGCTATGCCGAGGAGATGGCCGGGGCGCTTTCAAACATGCAGTCGGAGCGCAGCGTGACGGGCGAGCTGTCCGAATACGGGCTGGACGATCCGCAGTGCACCGTGACCGCGCGCGACGCGCAGGGCACAGAATTGACGCTGCAAATCGGCGATAAGAACAAGACGACCGGTCTGTATTACGTGCGCGTGGAGGGACTCGACGAGATTTATACCGTTTCCTCCAGCGCGGTCATGCCCTTCCTGACGGCGCGGTACGACCGGATCGAGGCCGAGGAATTCCCGGAGATCGCCGCCGACAGCGTGGAGCGCGTGACCGTCGCGGCGGATGGGCAAACACGGACGCTTCTGCATCTGCCCCAAGGATCGCCGACCGCTTATACTTCGGCCTACACGTGGTTTGAGCAGACGCTGGACGGTTTGGCGCCGGTCAGCGCGCAGGCCGCAGAGAACGCCGTCGAAGAAGCGCTGGGCGCCGTGTGCCTGGGCACCGTGCGCTACGACGCAGCGCACGAGGACCTCGCGCGCTTTGGGCTGGACGATCCCGCCGCGACGCTTGAGGTGACGTATACGCAGAGCACGCGGATGGCGCTGGATGCGCAGGAACGTCTGCAAGTGCGGGCGCTGACGGAACTGACAAACCTTCAAAAGTACGGCCTGCTGGACGACTGGCGGGTGGAGGAAACGCCCGCGGAGACAGCCGGCCGCGTCGCCCAATGGCAGGCGGCCGAGGAGGACGGGGCGGAGCGCGACTACGACGTGACCCACGTAAAGCGCCTCACCGTATGGGTGAGCGCGCCGGACGCGGACGGAAACAGCTACCTGCGCCACAGCGGCTCCCGGCGCATCTTCAGCGTGTCGTCCAGCTATGCGCAGGCGCTGGCGGAGCTTTTGCCGGAAGACCTGCGGGACGATTCCGTTTGCCTTGTGGAAGCGGAACGGGTCAATCGCCTGACGGTTTCATCCGGCGGCGTGACCAAGGTGATCGACGTGGATCGCTCGCCTGTGCGGGACGAGGAAGGCATCCTGAAAAAGAACACCGCCTACCGATTGGGCGCGGAGGAAATCGAAAGCGCACAGTTCAGCGGGTTCATAAACCGCCTGAACCTGCTGCAGGCGGAGGCTTACACGGATTCCAGTGACATCGGCAGCGTATTCATGACGGTGATTTTTGATCAGAGCAGCGCCCGGTACCCGAGCCTCACGCTGACGCTTTACACGTACGACAGCAGCTTCTACCGCGCGTCGTTCGCGGGCCGCGAGGACATGCTGGTAAACCGCCGCGACGTGGAAGCGCTGACGGAGCTGTTTGAGGCGATCGGCGCTTCAAAGGAAACGGAGTGA
- a CDS encoding Gldg family protein — MKNEATKKSGKKGLFKTRAFRSGGYSVVLSLVVAAVIVALNLFVQQIPTTYTKIDTTPEKLYTLGERSESIVGALAKDVTLTLVAQSGNEDVTLMELLRRYAALSDRVTVETLDPVVYPKRLEKYQSTSLAENSVIVESGERFSVVGYSEIYVYDYSSYYYTGSYDVSFDGEGAITGAIDYVTSDDLPVLYALTGHGEKELDAWLSEAVAKENIELKDLSLLSLEAVPEDADSLLICAPTTDLSSEEADRVLAYMESGGKLMLVTDYSDKAMPNLARITENYGVAAQDGIVVEQDMNYCLRGYTHYLLPEIESHEITDPLTEGRLYALMPLAHGIRRLDAYRSSLTVTDLLTTTDSAYSKLDPYNATTLEKEDGDVEGPFSVAVAVSETVDAGEMRLVWFSTSQFLDQSVNQMVSGGNEDLFLNALNWMCERENNISIRAKSLSASYLTIPSGEASLISTIITVILPLLVLSVGIVVCVRRRKR, encoded by the coding sequence ATGAAGAACGAAGCTACGAAAAAGTCCGGCAAGAAAGGGCTGTTCAAGACGCGCGCATTTCGCAGCGGCGGTTACAGCGTCGTCCTGTCCCTCGTGGTGGCGGCGGTGATCGTGGCGCTCAACCTGTTTGTCCAGCAGATTCCCACGACCTACACCAAGATCGACACGACGCCGGAAAAGCTTTACACGTTGGGCGAGAGAAGCGAGAGCATCGTGGGCGCGCTGGCGAAGGACGTGACGCTCACGCTCGTGGCCCAGAGCGGGAACGAGGATGTTACCCTTATGGAACTGCTCAGGCGGTATGCCGCGCTCAGCGACCGCGTCACGGTGGAGACGCTGGATCCCGTCGTATACCCCAAGCGCCTGGAGAAATATCAGAGCACATCGCTCGCGGAAAACAGTGTGATCGTAGAGAGCGGCGAGCGCTTCAGCGTCGTCGGTTACAGCGAAATCTATGTTTACGACTATTCCTCCTATTACTATACGGGCAGCTACGACGTCTCCTTCGACGGTGAGGGCGCGATCACCGGCGCCATCGATTACGTGACGAGCGACGACCTGCCGGTGCTTTACGCGCTGACCGGTCACGGGGAAAAGGAGCTGGACGCCTGGCTTTCCGAGGCTGTCGCCAAGGAGAACATCGAGCTGAAAGATCTGAGCCTGTTGTCCCTGGAAGCCGTGCCGGAGGACGCGGACAGCCTGCTCATCTGCGCGCCCACCACCGACCTGAGCTCGGAGGAGGCCGACAGGGTTCTCGCTTACATGGAGAGCGGCGGAAAGCTCATGCTCGTCACGGATTATTCGGACAAGGCCATGCCAAACCTCGCGCGCATCACCGAAAATTACGGCGTCGCCGCACAGGACGGCATCGTCGTGGAGCAGGACATGAACTATTGCCTGCGCGGCTACACGCACTACCTGCTGCCTGAAATAGAGAGCCATGAGATCACCGATCCCCTGACGGAAGGCCGCCTGTACGCGCTGATGCCGCTTGCGCACGGCATTCGCAGGCTGGACGCCTACCGCAGCTCGCTCACGGTCACCGATCTGCTCACCACCACGGACAGCGCCTACAGCAAGCTGGATCCGTATAACGCCACGACCCTGGAAAAGGAAGACGGCGACGTGGAAGGCCCGTTCTCCGTCGCGGTGGCCGTGTCGGAGACGGTGGACGCCGGCGAGATGCGCCTCGTGTGGTTCTCGACTTCACAGTTCCTCGACCAGTCGGTAAACCAGATGGTATCCGGCGGCAACGAGGACCTGTTCCTAAACGCGCTGAACTGGATGTGCGAGCGGGAAAACAACATCTCTATTCGCGCCAAGAGCCTGAGCGCGTCGTACTTGACCATTCCCAGCGGCGAAGCCAGCCTCATCAGCACCATCATCACCGTGATTTTGCCTCTGCTCGTGCTGTCCGTCGGCATCGTCGTGTGCGTTCGGAGGAGGAAGCGGTAA
- a CDS encoding lysoplasmalogenase family protein, which yields MENPEQNPEKPKRKRTPGRSAWEAAFARIRHVCASIQKSSPDEFVSEQLDRVTIGDVEARRREAKKKRRETLERIEGRMMTVKIAVTSGLLMFALFAYVNCPNRFTALCCAAMGFSWLGDALLMQYPPVTHGIRQYFLWGMAAFFGAQVCYTTLFLRLGYALGAQSLFVVCGFIAVFVVAGIVIWACTILQNPAQMLALRVGALFYSVVVSLMAASACALFVAHPLRGSTMLLGGLLFYVSDTLIALNSFGSLRLKYPDLAIWTLYAPAQALLIAGVWLLSAGV from the coding sequence GTGGAGAACCCTGAGCAAAACCCTGAGAAACCGAAACGAAAACGCACGCCCGGGCGGAGCGCATGGGAAGCCGCCTTTGCCAGGATCAGGCACGTATGCGCGTCCATACAAAAGAGCAGCCCGGACGAGTTCGTCTCCGAACAGCTGGACCGGGTCACCATCGGCGATGTGGAGGCAAGGCGGCGCGAGGCGAAGAAAAAGCGCCGCGAAACGCTCGAGAGGATCGAAGGACGCATGATGACGGTCAAGATCGCCGTCACTTCCGGCCTTTTGATGTTCGCGCTTTTCGCCTACGTCAACTGCCCGAATCGATTTACCGCGCTGTGCTGCGCGGCGATGGGCTTCTCCTGGCTGGGCGACGCGCTGCTGATGCAGTATCCGCCCGTGACACACGGCATCCGTCAGTATTTTCTGTGGGGGATGGCGGCCTTTTTCGGCGCGCAGGTCTGCTACACCACGCTGTTTCTGCGCCTGGGCTACGCGTTGGGCGCGCAGAGCCTTTTCGTAGTCTGCGGATTCATCGCCGTCTTCGTGGTTGCGGGCATCGTCATCTGGGCCTGCACCATTTTGCAAAATCCCGCGCAGATGCTTGCGCTGCGCGTCGGCGCGCTCTTTTACAGCGTGGTGGTGAGCCTGATGGCCGCGAGCGCCTGCGCCCTGTTCGTGGCGCACCCCCTGCGCGGGAGCACGATGCTGCTGGGCGGCCTCCTGTTTTACGTCAGCGATACCCTGATCGCGCTCAACAGCTTCGGCTCGCTGCGGTTGAAGTACCCGGATCTCGCGATCTGGACGCTGTACGCGCCCGCGCAGGCGCTGCTCATCGCGGGCGTGTGGCTCCTCTCGGCAGGGGTTTAA